The segment TGTTCCTTGTATTTCACTGAATTTATTGTAAACCGCTATTGGTATTACCCCTAAAAATAAAAAAATCAACTGAATATCCGAGCTTAACCACTAAAAATTCGTTTGAGTTGTAAAATCTCTTCATTCATTCGTCGATAATCTTCACGTTTGCAGTAGCGTGTGATTTCTTGTAATAGGTTCATCACCGCATACCAATGTAGTTTTTCTAAAATTTCATCTGTTGGTCGGATACCGTAGCTGATCAACCACTGATTCCAACTAGACAATGGCACGTAATTTCCTAAAATAGTCGCGATATCTACCGCTGGATCAGCGAACATGATTGAATCCCAATCAACTAAATATAAATAATTTTTACAGACTAACCAATTCCGATGATTGACATCTCCATGCACGACCGCTAATTTTTCCTTGTCTACCGAAGGAACTTGTTGGCACAAATAGCGATAAACGAGTTGTAAAAATTGATTGTTTTTTAAGCTGTCCGGCAAATCTTGTTCATAATATTGCAGCATTTTCTGGGGTGTCAATACTCTACCACCAATTCGAGAAAGCATGGTTTTTAAAGACGTTGAATGATGTAGATGATAAAGTACATCAATGACATCATTTCTTTGGCCAATCTCACTAGGCGTCAACAAGCGGCCTTCCAGCCATTCTTGTGCGGTCAAGGTATCGCCATCTCCTGTTCGCTTAGTCCACACTAATTTAGGCGTAATGCCTTCACGAGAGAGTGCAGCGAGCATTGGCGTTGTGTTCCTCTTGATAAAAACTTTGTCTTTATCACGCATGCCTATGTATGTTTTTCCTGTGTCACCTTTGATGGGGCGTAACCGCCACTCTTGGTCTAACTGAAACTCCATCGCGCATTCTCCCGTCCTCTACTATATGTTTGCAGTATCTATTATTCTAGTCGCCCAAGTCTTGAACGTCAAGCACATATACGTTCTTTTTCTATGTTTTGCCTTCTAAAAAACCAACTTTTATCAAAATAAAAAAAGTCCCTAGTGATTTCTTCCTATTAATAAGGTTTAATACATCCTTTTTTGACCATGGAAAAAAATAGGAAAGTTCGAAAAAACATAAAGTAATTTCGGACTTCCCCACAATTCTTGTGATCTATTCTCGTAAAATAATAAAATTTTTCTGCTTGATTTCTCAAGGCTACTCCGCAACCTTCTTGAGCCGCGATGGCACGTACCATTTGATCAAGAGTCCGTTGACAACAAGATAGACCAAGATAGGTAGCCATCTCTCATTTCCATCAAGAACAACAGCAGCGATCACTCCAAATAAAACAGCAACAAAAGTCAATAACCACGTCAAAAGACGTTGGAGTGCTCCACTTTTTTGACTCTGTGGGATAGGATACAATTGGACCAAGATCATATAGCGAAACTGACTGTATAACGGTAAT is part of the Enterococcus mundtii genome and harbors:
- a CDS encoding phosphotransferase family protein codes for the protein MEFQLDQEWRLRPIKGDTGKTYIGMRDKDKVFIKRNTTPMLAALSREGITPKLVWTKRTGDGDTLTAQEWLEGRLLTPSEIGQRNDVIDVLYHLHHSTSLKTMLSRIGGRVLTPQKMLQYYEQDLPDSLKNNQFLQLVYRYLCQQVPSVDKEKLAVVHGDVNHRNWLVCKNYLYLVDWDSIMFADPAVDIATILGNYVPLSSWNQWLISYGIRPTDEILEKLHWYAVMNLLQEITRYCKREDYRRMNEEILQLKRIFSG